In Fusarium oxysporum Fo47 chromosome XI, complete sequence, the following are encoded in one genomic region:
- a CDS encoding cytochrome P450 has protein sequence MAILPIAAAVVAVVLFIKHIFLDPLILSPLRHVPGPKSFAATKWRLAYEDWKGTRTRTIFKLHQQYGPVVRIGPHEVSFNSLSALRTIYGPGSRYGRTTFYRMFDVYGEQNLFTFHSPKEHGDRKKLLSHAYSKSVVLKPPTAKMVERRVRQYLDLIEAEPENVSEIFSTLHYYSLDNITAFVYGKYGQTAAIRGSKIHRELIADILHPSRRKLSWSIVHLKALTQWLYRQSGLMGKLVKPVLPMQQPTTYTGIRGYALRAFEAFRADVEKITHSEDEHVSIVENLWQHHESQKPGGLRDLQMASECADHFLAGIDTTSDTLMFLVWALSLPGNEKYQEKLREEVMAISGDGLNQWGNPRAEASDRCTYINAVIKETLRLYAPLPSTEPRSIDIDSVIDGYTIPGNTVVGMSPWIMHRNESVFKDPLVFNPDRWLGPDAAELNRWFWGFSSGGRMCIGMHLAMAEMTTLTATMYRQFRTTIAPGFEDTTPAITARVETFYDDRFPNVQESKCLIKFTKLKD, from the exons ATGGCTATACTCCCAATTGCGGCAGCTGTAGTCGCTGTCGtgctcttcatcaagcacATCTTCCTCGAtcccctcatcctcagcccTCTTCGCCACGTCCCTGGCCCCAAATCCTTCGCCGCGACAAAATGGCGTCTCGCCTACGAAGATTGGAAAGGAACACGAACTCGGACAATTTTTAAACTCCACCAACAATACGGACCAGTCGTGCGCATCGGTCCTCATGAGGTCTCTTTCAACAGCCTCTCAGCACTGCGAACCATCTACGGACCCGGAAGCCGATATGGCCGAACAACTTTCTATCGCATGTTTGATGTCTATGGCGAGCAGAATTTGTTCACGTTCCATTCTCCCAAGGAGCATGGTGATAGGAAGAAGCTGCTGTCGCACGCCTATTCCAAGTCTGTTGTTCTCAAGCCGCCGACCGCGAAAATGGTTGAGAGGAGGGTTCGTCAGTACCTGGATCTGATTGAAGCCGAGCCTGAGAACGTCAGTGAGATTTTCAGCACTCTACATTATTACTCACTGGACAACATAACCGCTTTTGTTTATGGAAAGTATGGCCAGACTGCAGCGATTCGAGGCTCAAAGATTCATCGGGAACTCATCGCGGATATTCTGCATCCCTCTCGTCGAAAGCTCTCTTGGTCGATTGTGCATTTGAAGGCATTGACTCAATGGCTGTATCGCCAGTCAGGATTGATGGGTAAACTTGTCAAGCCGGTTCTTCCGATGCAGCAGCCCACTACATACACCGGTATCCGAGGATATGCTCTGCGGGCTTTTGAGGCCTTCCGAGCCGATGTGGAGAAGATCACTCATTCAGAGG ATGAACATGTTTCGATTGTGGAAAATCTCTGGCAACATCATGAATCTCAGAAACCAGGTGGACTCCGCGATTTGCAGATGGCATCCGAATGTGCTGACCACTTCCTCGCTGGCATCGACACCACGAGCGACACCCTCATGTTCCTTGTTTGGGCACTCTCACTTCCAGGCAACGAGAAATATCAGGAAAAGCTGCgagaagaagtcatggccATCTCAGGCGATGGACTGAACCAATGGGGTAATCCAAGAGCCGAAGCAAGTGATCGATGCACATATATCAACGCCGTCATCAAGGAGACTCTACGACTCTATGCTCCTTTGCCAAGCACTGAACCTCGTTCGATCGACATCGATTCGGTTATTGATGGATATACCATTCCTGGTAACACTGTTGTCGGCATGTCGCCTTGGATCATGCATCGCAACGAGTCGGTATTCAAGGATCCCTTGGTCTTCAACCCTGATCGATGGCTTGGACCTGATGCAGCGGAGCTGAACCGATGGTTCTGGGGATTCTCAAGTGGAGGGCGAATGTGCATTGGCATGCA TCTTGCTATGGCCGAAATGACTACACTCACAGCCACCATGTACCGACAGTTCAGAACGACAATTGCTCCAGGGTTTGAGGATACTACGCCTGCCATTACAGCTCGCGTGGAGACTTTCTATGACGATCGATTCCCCAATGTTCAG GAATCTAAATGTCTGATCAAGTTTACGAAGTTGAAGGACTGA